A stretch of the Gemmatimonas sp. UBA7669 genome encodes the following:
- a CDS encoding cobalamin B12-binding domain-containing protein: MDHVSTSRRSERLERTIQNELVPRLLQSHRAGPLSPSLASAVSRNLPPEDVRAFVNALRNPDDVVGAHFVDSRLQDGCTIETVFLDLLAPAARRLGEMWESDEVDFVEVTMAMGRMQRLLRSLSPAFLGDAERHEPVGSVLLSCMSGEQHTFGLIMVGEFLIRDGWQVLVGAPWSDADLASIVATQWYDVIGFSVGTDNRLPKLRNDIRRLRAASRNPNVQVMVGGQPIAKNPNLARELGADAFAADTRSVPKVARALLAAARANAPAEPASEKGSAARGQLHQDLRRE; this comes from the coding sequence ATGGATCACGTCTCAACTTCGCGCCGTAGCGAGCGTCTCGAACGGACGATCCAGAATGAGCTGGTGCCGCGCCTGCTGCAGAGCCATCGGGCGGGGCCGCTTTCTCCTTCTTTAGCATCCGCCGTTTCACGCAATCTGCCGCCCGAAGACGTCCGCGCTTTCGTAAACGCCTTGCGCAACCCTGACGATGTCGTCGGGGCACATTTTGTCGACTCACGCCTGCAGGACGGCTGCACCATTGAAACGGTGTTTCTCGACCTGCTGGCCCCCGCCGCCCGACGGCTCGGGGAGATGTGGGAGTCCGACGAGGTGGATTTCGTCGAAGTGACCATGGCCATGGGGCGCATGCAGCGCTTGCTGCGCAGCCTCTCCCCGGCGTTTCTTGGCGATGCCGAGCGCCATGAGCCTGTCGGCAGCGTGCTGCTCAGCTGCATGAGCGGCGAGCAGCATACCTTCGGACTCATCATGGTCGGGGAGTTCCTCATCCGCGATGGATGGCAGGTGCTCGTTGGTGCCCCGTGGTCGGACGCCGACCTCGCTTCCATTGTCGCGACACAATGGTATGATGTGATCGGCTTCTCGGTGGGCACCGACAACCGCCTGCCGAAACTGCGGAACGACATTCGCCGCCTGCGGGCGGCGTCTCGCAACCCCAACGTGCAGGTCATGGTCGGCGGGCAGCCCATCGCCAAGAATCCCAATCTGGCAAGAGAACTGGGTGCAGACGCCTTTGCGGCGGACACCCGGTCGGTTCCCAAGGTGGCGCGCGCCCTCCTTGCTGCGGCGCGCGCCAACGCCCCGGCTGAACCTGCGTCCGAAAAAGGATCAGCCGCCCGTGGCCAGCTCCATCAAGACCTTCGCCGGGAGTAA
- the bchF gene encoding 2-vinyl bacteriochlorophyllide hydratase, with protein MTVVPTPPTTAAPAVASAAASKHPPRRGLYTPEERRRRDETRWTLVQGVLAPVQFLVMAVSVVLVLRYLRTGDGLAAAHISIVIKTLVLFTIMVTGAIWEKVVFGQYLFHESFFWEDVVSFGVIALHTAYLVGLAQAWSPRSLMVLALVAYAAYTINAVQFLLKLRAARREEQASRVATLPVMAGGHS; from the coding sequence ATGACCGTAGTACCTACCCCACCGACGACGGCAGCCCCTGCCGTCGCCTCGGCCGCCGCATCGAAGCACCCACCCCGCCGGGGGCTGTATACCCCGGAGGAACGCCGGCGCAGAGACGAAACCCGCTGGACGCTCGTACAGGGCGTCCTCGCGCCGGTGCAGTTTCTCGTCATGGCCGTGTCCGTCGTGCTCGTGCTGCGCTACCTGCGCACCGGCGACGGGCTCGCCGCCGCGCACATTTCCATCGTCATCAAGACGCTCGTGCTGTTCACCATCATGGTGACCGGCGCGATCTGGGAGAAAGTGGTGTTCGGCCAATACCTCTTCCACGAGTCCTTCTTCTGGGAGGACGTGGTGAGCTTCGGGGTCATTGCGCTGCATACCGCGTATCTGGTGGGACTGGCGCAGGCCTGGTCGCCGCGCAGTCTCATGGTGCTGGCCCTCGTGGCCTACGCCGCCTACACCATCAATGCGGTGCAATTCCTGCTCAAGCTGCGCGCAGCGCGTCGTGAAGAGCAGGCATCGCGAGTGGCTACCCTGCCAGTCATGGCCGGAGGCCATTCATGA
- a CDS encoding ferredoxin:protochlorophyllide reductase (ATP-dependent) subunit N, whose translation MSTVLELPVLRERGQREVFCGLTGIVWLHRKMQDAFFLVVGSRTCAHLVQSAAGVMIFAEPRFATAILGERDLAGLADANDELDRVVGQLLARRPDIATLFLVGSCPSEVIKLDLGRAAERLSAQHMPRVQVLNYSGSGIETTFTQGEDACLNSLVPHLPAASGDTPSLLVVGTLADVVEDQFRRLFDELGVGPVHFFPPRRARDLPPIGRGTRVLLAQPFLSETARALVARGATLLTSPYPLGVQGTTAWLGAASASFGVSPETLERVTAPSARRANTALARYRPWLEGRRLFLFPDSQLEIPIARFLHEECGMTLLEVGTPYLDRLLMDAELSRLPDGVQVSEGQDVDKQLDRCRAAQPDLTVCGLGLANPLEAEGLRTKWSIELVFSPVQGYEQAGDLAELFARPLDRAQRLAV comes from the coding sequence ATGAGTACGGTGCTCGAACTGCCTGTGCTGCGCGAACGCGGCCAGCGCGAAGTCTTTTGTGGCCTCACCGGCATTGTGTGGCTGCACCGCAAAATGCAGGACGCGTTCTTTCTCGTGGTGGGCTCGCGGACCTGCGCGCATCTCGTGCAGTCGGCCGCCGGCGTCATGATCTTCGCCGAGCCGCGCTTCGCGACAGCCATTCTGGGGGAGCGCGATCTGGCTGGCCTCGCGGACGCCAACGACGAACTCGATCGCGTGGTGGGCCAGTTGCTCGCACGGCGTCCTGACATCGCCACGCTCTTTCTGGTCGGCTCCTGTCCGTCGGAAGTCATCAAGCTCGACCTCGGGCGCGCCGCGGAACGCCTCAGTGCGCAGCACATGCCCCGCGTGCAGGTGCTCAACTACAGTGGCAGCGGCATCGAGACCACGTTCACGCAGGGCGAGGACGCCTGTCTCAACAGCCTCGTACCACATCTGCCGGCCGCGTCGGGCGACACGCCCTCGTTGCTGGTCGTGGGCACGCTGGCCGACGTGGTCGAAGATCAGTTCCGTCGGCTGTTCGACGAGCTCGGCGTGGGCCCGGTGCATTTCTTCCCGCCACGTCGTGCGCGCGACCTGCCGCCCATCGGACGCGGCACGCGGGTCTTGCTGGCACAGCCCTTTCTCAGTGAAACGGCGCGTGCGCTGGTGGCGCGTGGTGCAACCCTTCTGACGTCGCCCTATCCGCTTGGTGTGCAGGGCACCACGGCCTGGCTCGGAGCGGCCTCGGCGTCGTTTGGTGTTTCGCCGGAAACGCTCGAGCGCGTCACGGCGCCCAGCGCGCGTCGGGCCAACACGGCACTCGCGCGCTATCGCCCCTGGCTTGAGGGTCGGCGGCTGTTCCTCTTCCCCGATTCGCAGCTCGAGATTCCCATTGCACGCTTCCTGCACGAGGAGTGCGGCATGACGCTTTTGGAAGTGGGCACGCCCTACCTCGATCGCCTGCTCATGGACGCTGAGCTTTCGCGGCTGCCGGATGGTGTGCAGGTGAGCGAAGGACAGGACGTGGACAAGCAGCTCGATCGCTGCCGCGCGGCACAGCCCGATCTCACGGTGTGCGGTCTCGGTCTCGCCAATCCGCTGGAAGCCGAGGGCCTGCGTACGAAGTGGTCCATCGAGTTGGTCTTCTCGCCCGTGCAGGGCTACGAACAGGCCGGTGATCTGGCCGAACTCTTTGCGCGGCCACTCGACCGCGCGCAACGGTTGGCGGTGTAA
- the bchB gene encoding ferredoxin:protochlorophyllide reductase (ATP-dependent) subunit B, with the protein MELTLWTYEGPPHVGAMRIATSMRGVHYVLHAPQGDTYADLLFTMIERRDRRPPVTYTTFQARDLGGDTAELVKTAVRDAYERFRPDALLVGESCTAELIQDQPGSLAQGMNLDVPVVPLELPAYSKKENWGASETFYQLVRTILLPMVPPPGLTREPPATTAARETRRPRANLLGATALGFRNRDDVREVTRLLHDLGVDVHVCAPLHATVADLKRLLEADFNICLYPEVAETTARWMEKSFRMPFVRTVPIGVLATRQFIRDVAEMAGVNADALLEAERVGDAQMDASRSLLPWYSRSVDSTYLTGKRVFVFGDATHVLAAARIARDELGFNVVGVGTYSREYARAVRDYAASIGVEALISDDYLAVEQRVSELAPELVLGTQMERHIAKRLGVPCAVISAPIHVQDVPARHSPQMGFEGANVIFDTWVHPLMMGLEEHLLHMFRDDFEFADGVVPSHLSGHRSAGKAETSAGVTAAPVGAIAPAMSVDATDPVAPEAASAVGLTEEEGEVPLDAPVVAAVVSTRWMPTAEAELKKIPFFVRGKARRNTEAYALSQGIAEISVDTLYDAKAHYGR; encoded by the coding sequence ATGGAACTCACGCTCTGGACCTACGAAGGCCCGCCGCATGTGGGCGCGATGCGTATCGCCACCTCCATGCGCGGTGTGCACTATGTGCTGCACGCGCCGCAGGGCGATACCTACGCCGATCTGCTGTTCACCATGATCGAGCGGCGTGATCGTCGGCCACCCGTGACCTACACCACCTTCCAGGCGCGTGACCTGGGTGGCGATACGGCGGAGTTGGTGAAGACGGCGGTGCGTGATGCCTACGAGCGCTTCCGCCCCGATGCGCTGCTGGTGGGTGAATCCTGCACGGCCGAGCTCATTCAGGATCAGCCGGGCAGCTTGGCGCAGGGCATGAATCTCGACGTGCCCGTGGTGCCGCTCGAACTGCCCGCCTACTCCAAGAAGGAGAACTGGGGCGCAAGCGAGACCTTCTATCAGCTCGTGCGCACCATCCTGCTGCCCATGGTGCCACCGCCGGGACTCACCCGCGAGCCGCCAGCCACGACCGCGGCGCGGGAAACCCGTCGTCCGCGCGCAAACCTGCTGGGCGCAACCGCACTCGGTTTTCGCAATCGCGACGACGTGCGTGAAGTCACCCGGCTGCTGCACGACCTCGGTGTGGACGTGCACGTCTGCGCGCCGCTCCACGCCACGGTGGCCGACCTCAAGCGGTTGCTCGAGGCCGACTTCAACATCTGTCTCTATCCCGAGGTCGCGGAAACGACCGCCCGCTGGATGGAGAAGTCCTTCCGCATGCCGTTTGTGCGCACCGTGCCCATTGGCGTGCTGGCCACCCGCCAGTTCATTCGCGACGTGGCCGAGATGGCCGGCGTGAACGCAGACGCGCTGCTGGAAGCGGAGCGTGTGGGCGATGCGCAGATGGATGCGAGTCGCTCGCTACTGCCCTGGTACTCACGCTCGGTGGACAGTACCTACCTCACGGGCAAGCGGGTGTTTGTCTTCGGCGACGCCACGCACGTGCTCGCGGCGGCGCGTATCGCGCGCGACGAGCTGGGCTTCAACGTGGTGGGTGTCGGGACGTACTCGCGCGAGTATGCGCGCGCCGTGCGCGACTACGCCGCCAGCATCGGTGTCGAGGCGCTCATCAGCGATGACTATCTCGCGGTGGAGCAGCGGGTGAGTGAGCTGGCCCCGGAACTGGTGCTGGGTACCCAGATGGAGCGGCACATCGCCAAGCGACTCGGCGTGCCCTGCGCAGTGATTTCGGCCCCCATTCACGTGCAGGATGTACCAGCGCGGCATTCGCCGCAGATGGGCTTCGAAGGCGCCAACGTGATCTTCGATACCTGGGTGCATCCGCTGATGATGGGGCTCGAGGAGCACCTGCTGCACATGTTCCGCGATGACTTCGAGTTCGCGGATGGCGTCGTGCCGTCGCACCTCAGCGGGCACCGCAGCGCCGGGAAGGCAGAGACCTCAGCTGGTGTGACTGCGGCCCCCGTCGGTGCCATCGCGCCCGCCATGTCGGTGGACGCGACCGACCCGGTAGCACCCGAGGCCGCCAGTGCGGTGGGGCTGACCGAAGAGGAGGGCGAAGTGCCACTCGACGCGCCGGTGGTGGCGGCGGTGGTCTCCACGCGCTGGATGCCAACGGCCGAAGCGGAGCTCAAGAAGATTCCGTTCTTTGTGCGCGGCAAGGCCCGTCGCAACACCGAGGCGTACGCGCTGTCGCAGGGCATTGCCGAGATCTCGGTGGACACCCTGTATGATGCGAAGGCGCACTATGGCCGCTGA